Proteins encoded together in one Chthoniobacterales bacterium window:
- a CDS encoding HAD hydrolase-like protein, producing MPFAGSVLQSLPVLRNLLLDWSGTLADDLGPVLKATNAIFRQYGRKGLSREEFRTHFRLPFSEFYAEFLPEATLEGLEPLYEKFFAGLHDEVELLPGAREFLEFCHRSQRRIFLLSTIKANHFEAQAGRLRVRDAFEFPYVEIMDKREKIREILATHRLDPQETAFVGDMVHDIETARHGGVMSIAVLTGFDSLEKLAPARPDVIVTGLPALQKLLGGMTVIGGPLLATSPA from the coding sequence GTGCCCTTCGCGGGCTCCGTGCTTCAATCTCTGCCCGTGCTCCGCAACCTCCTTCTCGACTGGTCCGGCACGCTGGCGGACGACCTCGGCCCCGTTCTCAAGGCGACGAATGCGATTTTTCGGCAATATGGCCGAAAGGGTTTGAGTCGCGAAGAGTTCCGCACGCATTTCCGGCTGCCCTTCTCCGAGTTCTACGCGGAGTTTCTTCCCGAGGCTACGCTCGAGGGTCTGGAGCCGCTCTACGAAAAGTTCTTCGCGGGCCTCCACGACGAGGTCGAACTGCTGCCCGGCGCCCGGGAGTTTCTCGAATTCTGCCACCGCTCGCAGCGGCGGATTTTCCTGCTCAGCACGATCAAGGCGAACCATTTCGAGGCGCAGGCGGGTCGGCTGAGAGTGCGGGACGCCTTCGAGTTTCCCTACGTGGAGATCATGGACAAGCGGGAGAAGATTCGTGAAATTCTCGCGACGCACCGCCTGGATCCGCAGGAGACGGCCTTCGTCGGGGACATGGTGCACGACATCGAGACGGCCCGGCACGGAGGCGTGATGTCGATCGCAGTGCTCACCGGCTTCGATTCCCTGGAGAAGCTGGCGCCGGCCCGGCCCGACGTGATCGTGACCGGCTTGCCGGCATTGCAAAAGCTGCTCGGCGGCATGACGGTGATTGGCGGCCCCCTGCTTGCGACGTCGCCCGCGTGA
- a CDS encoding DUF721 domain-containing protein: MISKSLRRRVVEEWRGLPEKPEGRPLVVVSDAIDALIRKLGLTERINEGDILAAWREVVGDFVAQHSRPSRLVNGVLHVEVQQSSVRYELDRTWRPEILRKLQARFGRNAVREIRL; encoded by the coding sequence ATGATCTCGAAATCGCTTCGCCGCCGCGTCGTCGAAGAATGGCGCGGCCTTCCCGAAAAGCCCGAGGGGCGTCCTCTGGTTGTCGTTTCCGACGCCATCGACGCCCTCATCAGGAAACTCGGTCTTACCGAGCGCATCAACGAAGGCGATATTCTCGCCGCGTGGCGCGAGGTCGTCGGTGATTTTGTCGCCCAGCACTCCCGGCCGTCGCGGCTGGTGAACGGCGTGCTCCATGTCGAGGTGCAGCAATCGAGCGTGCGTTACGAACTCGACCGCACCTGGCGCCCCGAGATTCTTCGCAAGCTTCAGGCGCGCTTCGGCAGGAACGCCGTGAGGGAAATCCGTCTGTAA
- a CDS encoding ferredoxin, giving the protein MADVANKYPENVAGKFYCDDQCIDCDLCRETAPANFTRNDDGGHSYVYKQPETPEEEALCIEAMEGCPVEAIGNDA; this is encoded by the coding sequence ATGGCAGACGTAGCAAATAAATATCCGGAAAACGTAGCTGGGAAATTCTACTGCGACGATCAGTGCATCGATTGCGATCTGTGCCGTGAGACGGCGCCGGCGAATTTCACGCGCAACGACGACGGCGGCCATTCTTACGTCTACAAGCAGCCCGAGACTCCCGAAGAGGAGGCTCTCTGCATCGAGGCGATGGAAGGCTGCCCGGTCGAAGCGATCGGCAACGACGCTTAA